CCTTCATGCAGGGCTTTCCAAATATGGGAGCCTTGTGGATTACGGACACTATCAAAGAGGTTCGTgtttggaaaatatttggcTTTTAAAACTTGAGCCCCTAACATATTGGGTTACTGATGCAGTCACCAGGCCTAGTTCATAAGAATTGCCACGTTCAGAGATGGAACCGTGTTGAGGTTAAGGGGGGCTGTGGCCCCTCCctcccccaaaattttttaaaatattaaatagtaaggtatatatttaagatttttgaaagtaagcccaaaaaaaattatatttgccccctcaagaaaattatatttgcctCACTCGATTTCGAATCCTAGTTCTGTCCCTGGCCATGTTCATATGGCAAGTCGATTGTAAACCCAGACCCCCTGCGTTCTTGGGAATCGTAATAGTTTCCCAACTTACTGTATGACATCTTCTCTGCTAATTCGTATCTCCCCATAAGAACTTACAACTGTATTTGTCTAATGTTCGGCTAACTTTTTGGGGAAGCAGGGTTGTTTGCATGGCATGGATGGGGATAAAAGCCACCGAGAATTTGATTAATGTAATCCTGCCAGCCATTGTAAGATATTTGGCCTGCCAaccttcaattttcttttggattttatcAACTAAAAATTGATATGCATTGGCTGTTCGTCATGTGGTAAAGACGGGGGTCCCTAGATATGTGCCTATTTGCGTCGTAGTTGGTAATCAAAGATTCCTACAATAAGAGCCTTCGATCTTCGAGGAGTATTAGGTGAAAACCAGATACAAGATTGTGGGTACTGATAATTTGGCCTATGAAAGATAGAATTTTTGTAAAATGCTTCTAAGGTTTTGGCATTCAGTTAACTTAGCTTTGGTGAACATGAAgatatcatctgcaaaaaatagatGGGATATTCAAATTTGGCCTTAGAATCCTATAAGGTGGATCTTTCTATCTCGAACTGCCTCTTCCAAAAGCATGGAAAGGCGTtccaagtacaaaataaagaGGTATGGGGATAGCAGATCTTCCTAGCGCACTCCCCTACTTGGAATCACTTCTGGCAGTAGAGCTTCATTCCACTGAATATGATATTGCGTTGATATTATCAtgttcataatcaatttaattaaaGCAGGCGGAACTTGAAAAAACTTAAGAGATTCCTGAATAAATGACCACTCTAATCGATCATAAGCTTTTGCAAGGTCTAATTTGAGCATCACATACCCATTTTGCCCTCTTTTACGCACCATTGTACGAATAATTTCTTGagctaaaataatatttatttcttttttattaaagtactcaaccaaacaaacttAAACGTGAAAACATATTTCAAAACTCTTACGAAACAAGTATTTGTAGTTTGTCAAGCGTCCTGTatgctaaaaatattttcattaagattcttattttcaaaaacttctATAATTAAAGCtctacatataaaaatatatagacaAAGTCAAAGCTTCCacgtcaaaatttttaaatgaagtgggTTTTTAGTGGGGTTTTTTTGAAGGTAACTTTGTTAAgaacaaaaattgtaaaagtaacctgttttttttttgagaaataattttaaCCTGTGATGTTTGttcattataatttatttatttatttatttttttatcaataaactAAGACAAATTGGTTTTTTAGTGTAGGTGGGGATCGAAtcccagattttttttttcgacaacaataaattttatcatttgagTTAGCTGGAATCCATAGTAACATATTGTTAAGTGATGGACAGTTGCTGATCTCACtttcattttgtaaaaaaagtgGCAttattagatttatttatttcttgcttatatatatacacacatatatctTTTACGGATAAATTCCagataaaattttctttaaagaaattTCATGTTTTATTCATTTTGCTCCACTTGTTATAGGATCCTAAAAAATGAGCCAAGTACTTTGCTGGTTTTATTTAGCACTGGGGTGTAAAACCTCTTAAACGACTATTTTAACAATGCACACAGCTCAAATTGAGCTTTACCCAGATGtgtattgctaaatttttttggcaattgtgaaccataaatttttatttataataattacgGTAgcaaatttgtatttattttttattcaatttattgtcacttttctctttatactattttattatgtttttttttttttttttttgagaaacttctCTCAATTTTGTTGAGAGGTAAATAGacttaacacacacacacacagagagtgGGGGGCCGAGTTTAATAACACACAACTCACTCCACACAAAAGCCGGTAACTCTTGTGGGAAGTGTGAAGGCTTTAAACTCTTgtggacacacacacacaggcgATGTGGGACAAACCCACTTGagctttttttgagaaacttctCTCAATTTTGTTGAGAGGTAAATAGACTTAACATACACACactattttaatatgttgtatataaaaataagaaataagatAGTTAATCTAAATGAggaatattatatttataatattttcacaataaattttaaataataaattatcattattaaaataaaaatataattttaataataaattcatatttgtaaaaatatagtaGAGGTAGCAATAatgtaatgaaaattttgtaaatgaaCCAGTGTGAATACGTGAATGCTCTAAAAATGGTCTAGCGGAATCAGAAATAGATAGCCTACTCCTATAGTCTAAATAGCCTTGGTTAAACGGGCCCCCCGTTGTCGTGATCGCATCTTTGTGGTCGAAACGTCAAACAAACTGAGCGACGTTTTGCCTCCTTGTCCGAATTCGCATCTTCCGCGACTTTCGCTCCTACCTAAAAATCATTCCATTCCAACTCGCCGGTTCCCGTAACCTCTGTTCATACCTCATACCCAAATTACTTTCATTGAGACACATTAACGTCACTAATAACGCCGTCAACATACCAACCAACTAATATCATCTTAACACGTGTACAAAAGTTATCACTCGCTCGTCAGAACCCACCAATTACcacttgttttttctttttcttttttcctttctttccaaaccaataaaaaaaagaaaaaagaaaaataatttcggTAATTAAGCGTGAGTACCACGCTTAAAAGAGTCACGCGTTTTCACCGATGCAGCTTCCACGCTGctctattaaattaaaataaaaaaacaaaatatccttcaaatTCTCATTTTTCACGTCTCTCTGCTTATTGTTGTTGTGGTGTGTGTTACTACATTTTCCTACGATTcaggtttttccttttacatgCTTGTCActtcctctctctcaaaaaaaaccGGAGAATTCAATTTCttcgttttcttctttctccgATCTctgaagaggaaaaaagaagaagctttctttcttcaatttcgTTTCCATTTCCTTTGATTCAATTCCTTAGCGTCCAAGTCCACTCAAAAGCTTCGATCTTTTTGACCAAGAAATTGAGGGTATTTTACTACTTTTGCCCTtctatttttcaacaaattgaagaaaaggagaaaagatATTATTAGGGTTTTCGTTTCTTACAATTTTACAAATCCCCGCAAAATTATCGGTGGgggatttgatttgatttgatcgATGGCTTCGACTGCCTCGTCCTACTGGTGCTACAGGTGCAACCACTTCATCCGGGTCCGGGTTCGGGTCGAAGACGCCGTCCTCTGCCCCGATTGTGGCGGCGGATTCGTCGAAGAAACCCCGACCCGATCCCCGCTCCACCGGTTCCCCGCCGCAATGTACATCGACAACCCGCCCAATCCGGAGCACAACGCAATCCCAATCCCAATCCCTAGGCTCCGCCGCAGCCGGAGGAACGGTGGGGATCGCTCGCCGTTCAACCCGGTCATCGTCCTCCGTGGGAACGAGCCCGAGAGAGGGAATTTCGAGCTCTACTACGACGATGGAGCCGGGTTGGGGCTTCGGCCTTTGCCGGCTAGTATGTCGGATTTCTTGATGGGATCAGGGTTTGATCGGCTTCTCGAGCAATTGGCGCAATTGGAAATCAATGGGGTTGGAAGGTTAGAGCATCCACCGGCTTCAAAAGCCGCGATCGAATCGATGCCGTTTGTGAAGATCGTTGGGAGCCATGTCTCCATGGAGTCTCATTGCGCAATTTGCAAAGAACCGTTTGAGCTGGATTCGGAGGCGAGAGAGATGCCTTGTAAGCACATATACCATTCGGATTGTATTCTGCCTTGGCTTTCGATTAGGAATTCGTGCCCGGTGTGTCGGCACGAGTTGCCCACGGATGTGCGTGGTGGGAGTGGTAGGAGTTCGCCGGAGTTGGACCCTGTAACGGGTCCGGCTCGGGATGAAGAGACCATGGGATTGACGATTTGGAGATTGCCCGGTGGCGGGTTTGCGGTTGGGAGGTTTACTGGGGGGATAAGAGCAGCAGAGCGTGAGCTGCCTGTTGTTTACACTGAGGTGGATGGTGGGTTCAATGATGGAgggtttaatggtggtggtggtggtaatGTTCCAAGGAGGATTTCGTGGGAGACAAGTATGAGAAGCTCAAGGGAGAGTGGCGGGTTGCGCCGTGCGTTTCGTAGT
The DNA window shown above is from Quercus lobata isolate SW786 chromosome 7, ValleyOak3.0 Primary Assembly, whole genome shotgun sequence and carries:
- the LOC115953733 gene encoding E3 ubiquitin-protein ligase RDUF1-like, with protein sequence MASTASSYWCYRCNHFIRVRVRVEDAVLCPDCGGGFVEETPTRSPLHRFPAAMYIDNPPNPEHNAIPIPIPRLRRSRRNGGDRSPFNPVIVLRGNEPERGNFELYYDDGAGLGLRPLPASMSDFLMGSGFDRLLEQLAQLEINGVGRLEHPPASKAAIESMPFVKIVGSHVSMESHCAICKEPFELDSEAREMPCKHIYHSDCILPWLSIRNSCPVCRHELPTDVRGGSGRSSPELDPVTGPARDEETMGLTIWRLPGGGFAVGRFTGGIRAAERELPVVYTEVDGGFNDGGFNGGGGGNVPRRISWETSMRSSRESGGLRRAFRSFFSFFGRLRITSSTSRSRSEPQRSHSNLVFSRSWRRRQRGQPAALDDDRW